The Streptomyces venezuelae genomic interval TGAAGGTGGCCGAGAAGGTCGCCATGCTCGACCACCTCTCCGGCGGCCGCTTCGAGTTCGGCTCCGGACGCGGCGCGGGCTCCCACGAGATCCTCGGATTCATGCCGGGCATCACCGACATGAACCACACGAAGGAGATCTGGGAGGAGACGATCGCCGAGTTCCCCAAGATGTGGCTCCAGGACGAGTACGTCGGCTTCCAGGGCAAGCACTGGTCGCTGCCGCCCCGCAAGGTGCTCCCCAAGCCGTACGGGGCCTCCCACCCCGCCATGTGGTACGCGGCCGGATCCCCCTCCTCGTACGCGATGGCCGCCAGGAAGGGCCTCGGCGTCCTCGGCTTCAGCGTGCAGAAGGTCTCCGACATGGAGTGGGTCGTCGAGTCCTACAAGACCGCGATCAAGGAGGCCAAGGCGGTCGGCGACTTCGTCAACGACAACGTCATGGTGACGTCGACGGCGATCTGCGCGGAGACCCACGACAAGGCCGTCGAGATCGCCGTCTCCGGCGGCCTCAACTACCTCCAGTCGCTGCTCTTCCGCTACCACGACACCTTCCCCCGGCCCGAGGGCATCCCCGAGTGGCCCGAGCTGCTCCCCGAGTACTCGGCCGAGATCATCGAACTCCTCATCCAGGAGGAGCTGATGATCTGCGGAGACCCCTCGGAGGTCCTCGCCCAGTGCAAGCGCTGGGAGCAGTCGGGAGCGGACCAGCTCTCCTTCGGCATCCCGATCGGGATCTCGTACGAGGACACGATGAACTCGATCAAGCTGATCGGCGAGCACGTGATCCCCAAGATCGACACGGACCCGATCCACCGCACGACCCGCTTCCGCCAGGCCGCGGGCCAGTAGCGGACCGACGCCCACCCCCGTGTGGGGCCACGCCTCGCCTACTGGCCCGGGGTGCCCACCCCGTGCCGACCGCGCCCCTGCCGGGCCGTACCCACCCCCGTGTGGGCAATCGTCCCGCTGGGCGGGACGGGTGGGCACACGGGACGGCGCCCCAGCGGGCGCCTCCGCCCCCTGCACCGACCCGCACCGGGTGCGGGTCCAGGCGCGGAAGCCTCTGGCGCGGGCACGGGCGCCGTCCCGTGTGCCCACCTCCCCCAGAGGGAGCCCCAGCCCCAGCGGAACGACTGCCCACAACGGGGGTGGGGCACCGCCCCGGCGGGCGGAGGTCCGGGCACAGAAGCGCGGGACGGTGTCTTCCCGGACCGTCGTCCCGTACCGGCCCCGGCCGGAGGCCTCCCGCGGCGGCCCCCGGTCCGGGGCACACCCGCGTCCACGCGCAGAGAGGGACCGTCATGCTCGACCACCTGATCACCGGCGCCACCGTCGTGGACGGCACCGGCGCCCCCGCCTTCACCGCCGACGTCGGGATACGCGACGGCCGCGTCGCCGTCGTCGCCGAACCCGGAACCGTCCGCGAGGAGGCCAGGACCACCGAGGACGCCACCGGTCTCGTCCTCACCCCCGGCTTCGTCGACCCCCACACCCACTACGACGCCCAGCTCTTCTGGGACCCGTACGCCACCCCCTCCATGAACCACGGCGTCACCACCGTCGCCGGCGGCAACTGCGGCTTCACCCTCGCCCCGCTCCACCCGGACCGGCCCGAGGACGCCGACTACACGCGCCGCATGATGTCCAAGGTCGAGGGCATGGCCCTCGCCGCACTCGAAGAGGGCGTCGAATGGAGCTGGTCCTCCTTCGCCGAGTACCTCGACGCCCTCGAAGGACGGATCGCCGTCAACGCCGGCTTCATGGTCGGCCACTGCGCCCTGCGCCGGTACGTGATGGGCACCGACGCCGTCGGCGGACAGCCCACGGACGAGCAGCTCGCGCAGATGGTCGGCCTCCTCAAGGAGGCCATGGAGGCCGGGGCCTGGGGCCTGTCCACCACCCAGTCCGCCACCCACTCCGACGGCGACGGCGCCCCCGTCGCCTCCCGGCACGCCACCCCCGCCGAACTGATCGCCCTCTCCCGGGCCGTCGGCGAGCACGAGGGCACCCAGCTGGAGGCGATCCTCGCGGGCTGCCTCGACCAGTTCTCCGACGCCGAGATCGATCTCTTCGTCGAGATGACGGCCGCCGCGGGCCGGCCGCTCAACTGGAACGTCCTCACCATCGACGCCGCCGTCCCCGAACGCGTCCCGCGCCAGCTCACCGCCTCCGAGCGGGCCCGCAAGTCCGGCGGCCGGATCGTCGCCCTCACCATGCCGATCCTCACCCCCATGAACATGTCGCTCGGGACCTTCTGCGCCCTCAACCTCATCCCGGGATGGGGCGAG includes:
- a CDS encoding N-acyl-D-amino-acid deacylase family protein, whose product is MLDHLITGATVVDGTGAPAFTADVGIRDGRVAVVAEPGTVREEARTTEDATGLVLTPGFVDPHTHYDAQLFWDPYATPSMNHGVTTVAGGNCGFTLAPLHPDRPEDADYTRRMMSKVEGMALAALEEGVEWSWSSFAEYLDALEGRIAVNAGFMVGHCALRRYVMGTDAVGGQPTDEQLAQMVGLLKEAMEAGAWGLSTTQSATHSDGDGAPVASRHATPAELIALSRAVGEHEGTQLEAILAGCLDQFSDAEIDLFVEMTAAAGRPLNWNVLTIDAAVPERVPRQLTASERARKSGGRIVALTMPILTPMNMSLGTFCALNLIPGWGEILGLPLRERIAKLRDPDVRAEMLRRADSKEAGVFRRLAHFGRYVIGDTYSAENEGLTGRVVKDIAAERGQDPFQCLVEICANDDLRTVLWPMPSDNDPASWALRRDTWDHEDVMLGGSDAGAHLDRMCGAPYTTRFLGDCLRGRKLVPLERAVKMLTDDPARLFGLRERGRIEEGFHADLVLFDPERIEAGPATLVHDLPGDSPRLDSRAIGIVSVRVNGVETVRDDEVTGAIPGRVLRSGRDTRTVSTR
- a CDS encoding LLM class flavin-dependent oxidoreductase, with amino-acid sequence MEFGIFVQGYVGKRAETDPEAEHKALMEETEYVIQADKSGFKYAWASEHHFLDEYSHISANDVYLGYLAHATERIHLGSGIFNPLAPVNHPVKVAEKVAMLDHLSGGRFEFGSGRGAGSHEILGFMPGITDMNHTKEIWEETIAEFPKMWLQDEYVGFQGKHWSLPPRKVLPKPYGASHPAMWYAAGSPSSYAMAARKGLGVLGFSVQKVSDMEWVVESYKTAIKEAKAVGDFVNDNVMVTSTAICAETHDKAVEIAVSGGLNYLQSLLFRYHDTFPRPEGIPEWPELLPEYSAEIIELLIQEELMICGDPSEVLAQCKRWEQSGADQLSFGIPIGISYEDTMNSIKLIGEHVIPKIDTDPIHRTTRFRQAAGQ